The following proteins are co-located in the Insulibacter thermoxylanivorax genome:
- a CDS encoding MFS transporter: protein MILFIGEFVRGAIILSLLPLYGLDYWVVGVAVTAHYTTDTVSKLGVGYLVDRFSSRLMVTSGLTLAIVSICLMYYFPIPWLIIVASALLGLGISPVWIACLAMVKDSQRATQMGFLYTLWLAGMGGGPVVINFFLRFGHALSFAILTALLGLGLLFSMRIRRVDSRNLRVIPIRRQFLMLVQKVRRMRLLLPGMILQTLGASMLLPVLPDFATLEIGLDPSQISFLLMAGGICAILALIPMGRLSDRFGKQPFLVIGFCMLGVALLFLAKTETIEFALLWAVVLGIAYSTMLPAWNALLSYYVPENQEGVGWGLLNTVEGIGIALGPSIGGALGSLYAVALPIEIAAFIFLFIGLFYLLVPIDRITMTKRRA from the coding sequence TTGATCTTATTCATCGGAGAATTCGTCAGGGGAGCGATCATCCTGTCCTTGCTCCCCTTATATGGGCTGGATTATTGGGTAGTCGGCGTAGCGGTGACCGCGCACTATACAACGGATACAGTCTCCAAGCTCGGCGTTGGCTATCTGGTGGACAGGTTCTCTTCGCGATTGATGGTGACGAGCGGACTGACCCTGGCCATTGTAAGCATATGCCTGATGTATTATTTTCCCATCCCATGGCTGATTATCGTTGCTTCTGCGCTGCTTGGGCTGGGCATCTCGCCGGTATGGATCGCGTGTTTGGCGATGGTGAAAGACTCGCAACGGGCGACGCAGATGGGATTCCTCTATACGCTTTGGCTGGCGGGGATGGGCGGCGGTCCGGTTGTGATTAACTTTTTCCTGCGATTTGGACATGCTCTCTCCTTCGCGATCTTAACCGCGCTGCTGGGCTTAGGGTTGCTGTTCTCCATGCGGATCCGGAGGGTCGATTCGCGGAACCTGCGCGTCATTCCCATCCGCCGGCAATTCCTGATGCTCGTCCAGAAGGTTCGCAGGATGCGGCTGCTCTTGCCGGGGATGATCTTGCAGACGCTGGGAGCCAGCATGCTGCTGCCGGTGCTGCCTGATTTTGCGACGCTGGAGATCGGGCTTGATCCCTCGCAGATCTCCTTTCTGCTCATGGCTGGAGGAATCTGTGCGATCCTGGCATTGATCCCGATGGGCAGGCTTTCCGATCGGTTCGGCAAGCAGCCGTTCCTCGTGATCGGCTTCTGTATGTTGGGCGTTGCGCTTCTCTTCCTGGCGAAGACGGAGACGATCGAGTTCGCGCTGCTGTGGGCGGTTGTGCTGGGTATCGCTTATTCGACGATGCTGCCGGCATGGAACGCGCTGTTGTCTTACTACGTTCCGGAGAATCAAGAAGGGGTCGGCTGGGGCCTGCTGAATACGGTGGAAGGCATCGGCATCGCGCTAGGTCCAAGTATCGGCGGGGCGTTGGGCAGTCTGTATGCCGTGGCGCTGCCCATCGAGATCGCGGCTTTTATCTTCCTGTTCATCGGGTTGTTCTACCTGCTGGTGCCGATCGATCGGATCACGATGACAAAGCGCAGAGCATGA
- a CDS encoding MGDG synthase family glycosyltransferase, which produces MTGEDHKKVMILYASYGDGHYQVSKALREKFLEKGIREIVMIDLFKEANPTVNAITRYFYIKSYKVLPSVYGWLYYGTKNIKWDSFFAKWVQSYGQHKLLKMIKVERPDIVIHTFPMAVIPEIRKKLGIYIPNVTVVTDFDLHRRWLHPEIDKYYVATEDLKAKIEKTGIPSERIVVSGIPIKPAFEQRLPESKILEKYQLRKGRHTILIMAGSYGVMQGLGSMCERLAKHEEIQLIVVCGKNGHLQEEMEQRFQSFANVRIMGFVEAIHELMQISTCIVTKPGGITLSEAISMQLPIFIYRPVPGQERDNAVYLESKGAACIAQEPPELEAQLLNLLNEPSRLQDIRSALSDLWKPHAADRIVDDIIADLNDHPMQRSIHLI; this is translated from the coding sequence ATGACGGGTGAGGACCATAAGAAGGTTATGATCTTATATGCCAGCTATGGAGACGGGCATTACCAGGTTTCTAAAGCGCTGCGAGAGAAGTTTCTAGAGAAAGGCATCCGCGAGATCGTCATGATCGATCTGTTCAAAGAAGCCAATCCCACGGTGAATGCGATTACGAGATATTTTTATATCAAAAGCTACAAAGTCCTGCCTTCGGTATATGGTTGGCTTTACTATGGAACGAAGAATATCAAGTGGGACTCCTTCTTCGCAAAGTGGGTGCAGTCCTATGGCCAGCACAAGCTCTTGAAGATGATCAAGGTTGAACGGCCCGACATTGTGATTCATACATTCCCGATGGCCGTCATTCCTGAGATTCGCAAGAAGCTTGGCATCTATATCCCGAATGTTACGGTGGTGACAGATTTCGATCTGCACCGCCGTTGGCTGCACCCGGAGATCGACAAGTATTACGTGGCAACAGAAGATCTGAAAGCGAAGATCGAGAAGACGGGAATCCCGAGTGAGCGCATCGTGGTGAGCGGCATCCCGATCAAACCCGCCTTTGAACAGCGCCTGCCGGAGTCGAAGATCTTGGAGAAGTATCAGCTGCGTAAGGGGAGACATACGATCCTGATCATGGCTGGATCGTACGGAGTGATGCAGGGTCTAGGCAGCATGTGCGAACGGCTGGCGAAGCATGAGGAGATTCAGCTTATCGTCGTCTGCGGCAAGAACGGGCACCTGCAGGAGGAGATGGAGCAGCGGTTCCAATCCTTTGCGAATGTGAGGATTATGGGGTTTGTCGAGGCGATTCATGAGCTGATGCAGATCTCCACATGCATCGTTACGAAGCCGGGCGGCATCACCCTGTCCGAAGCGATCAGCATGCAGCTGCCGATCTTCATATACCGACCCGTGCCGGGGCAGGAGAGGGACAATGCCGTCTATCTCGAGAGCAAAGGGGCGGCGTGCATCGCCCAAGAACCGCCGGAGTTGGAAGCACAGCTGCTGAACTTGCTGAACGAACCAAGCCGCCTGCAGGATATACGAAGTGCGCTGAGCGATCTGTGGAAACCCCATGCGGCAGACCGAATCGTGGATGATATTATCGCTGATCTTAACGATCATCCTATGCAGCGATCGATACATCTCATATAA
- a CDS encoding zinc ribbon domain-containing protein: MKFCSQCGHQLRKQDNYCAECGAKAEKPSSMAEEAAPQLSTDQAEAQAPPPADAEPAAAEAHPASSVPDVARPVDPMSPPRRRMSGPIKVLIACAVVLVVGLIGGYAAGMYAYHPDRVIEAFQEAIEQEDANRLSELLIPASESMGRGEEDVARLAAYYRTHQADLEKAVESLKAQAAGETDADAPLRLVADGKHWFIYDVYRIEVAPYEIVVHTNMADVEVFVDDRPIGIARSDQLSLEAGPFWPGEYDVKAVYSGEFAVLENKQEVELYEDRRAEVTLAIEASYAQIRSEIEDAVVYINGKTTGRSISEFEDGLLGPLLFDGKTTLQAEAEFPWGTFMSEEIVLTPEMENAVLPFLFEEAYLAAREQVMDAVNKFLASWVPAYMTMDISQFTNITEERRSLFASDFQWMMETGQRFTAEIVGSEFDLNSFVLDGGYNGLPYRAEIEVAYVLTNAAWYYEGEEPELSDMASFIRYELIYEEETGQWIISYFTALDSIDFSNTQAFTYE; the protein is encoded by the coding sequence ATGAAATTTTGCAGTCAATGCGGCCATCAGCTTCGCAAGCAGGACAATTACTGCGCGGAGTGCGGGGCGAAAGCCGAGAAGCCTTCATCAATGGCGGAGGAAGCGGCGCCGCAGTTAAGCACGGATCAAGCGGAAGCTCAAGCTCCGCCGCCGGCAGATGCTGAACCCGCAGCAGCGGAAGCCCATCCGGCATCTTCGGTTCCGGATGTTGCCCGTCCGGTCGATCCGATGTCCCCGCCGCGAAGGAGGATGTCCGGACCGATCAAGGTGCTGATCGCTTGCGCCGTCGTGCTCGTCGTGGGTTTAATCGGCGGATATGCAGCGGGCATGTATGCTTATCATCCTGACCGTGTGATCGAGGCATTCCAGGAGGCAATCGAGCAGGAGGATGCGAATCGACTTAGCGAACTGCTGATCCCTGCCTCGGAATCGATGGGAAGGGGGGAGGAGGATGTCGCTCGTCTCGCCGCTTACTACCGCACTCACCAAGCCGATCTCGAGAAAGCCGTGGAGTCGCTGAAAGCACAGGCTGCTGGAGAGACGGATGCGGATGCGCCGCTTCGTCTGGTTGCTGACGGCAAGCACTGGTTCATATATGATGTTTATCGGATCGAAGTTGCCCCTTATGAGATTGTTGTGCACACCAATATGGCTGATGTGGAGGTATTTGTTGATGATCGTCCGATCGGGATCGCGCGAAGTGATCAGTTGAGCTTAGAAGCGGGCCCTTTCTGGCCGGGGGAATATGATGTAAAGGCGGTATATAGCGGGGAGTTTGCCGTTCTGGAAAACAAGCAGGAGGTAGAACTCTATGAAGACCGCCGTGCGGAAGTGACCCTGGCGATTGAAGCGAGCTATGCGCAGATTCGCTCTGAGATCGAGGATGCCGTAGTTTACATTAATGGCAAAACCACGGGCCGCAGCATATCGGAGTTTGAGGACGGCTTGCTGGGTCCCCTGTTGTTCGACGGCAAGACCACTTTGCAGGCAGAGGCGGAATTCCCGTGGGGTACGTTCATGAGTGAGGAGATCGTGCTCACGCCTGAGATGGAAAATGCTGTGCTCCCTTTCCTCTTCGAAGAGGCCTATCTGGCGGCACGGGAGCAGGTGATGGATGCGGTGAATAAGTTCCTCGCAAGCTGGGTGCCGGCTTATATGACCATGGATATCTCACAGTTTACGAATATTACCGAGGAGCGGCGTTCCTTGTTTGCCTCGGACTTCCAGTGGATGATGGAAACGGGGCAGCGGTTTACCGCGGAGATCGTCGGCTCGGAGTTCGACCTGAACAGCTTCGTCTTGGACGGCGGTTACAACGGCCTGCCGTATCGGGCGGAGATCGAAGTGGCCTATGTGTTAACCAATGCTGCCTGGTATTATGAGGGCGAAGAACCAGAGCTCAGCGATATGGCGTCCTTTATCCGTTATGAACTCATCTATGAGGAAGAGACGGGACAGTGGATCATCTCTTACTTCACGGCACTAGACAGCATCGACTTTTCCAATACACAGGCATTCACGTATGAATGA
- a CDS encoding polysaccharide deacetylase family protein: MEEKIFWGCILGVTIYMLIPFVITRIIRFGVFSEARTPDAMALTFDDGPHPKYTPQLLDLLKKHDAKATFFVLGSMAERYPDLIQRMHEEGHQVGIHNYTHKTNWLLFPWSVRTDHLYRTADIVEKIIGVRPDYYRPPWGIINFFDFGLRKKFHIILWSVMVSDWRSKDMRDARRMRDLLLKKCKGGSVVLLHDSGETLGAVPEAPKYMLIALDDVLAKLKSQGMKFVRVDELMEMDRQERAAKESLGKRIMVKTFLWYDNLVHKIIGTKYIDPADPFLKFRVRRYQGKHPIHLDDGETIKRGDPIIELHLNNEELHRLGVSARSTTQLSVQLIRSMQGLMPKLKEMLEKDPDLQRIRGLYGISIIHRGAKRFGYSVIDLPSGLFTALTRIYLKFLLFVVHPQGRERLTTKSELLEPKIIAISRAEVLRRY, from the coding sequence GTGGAAGAGAAGATATTCTGGGGATGCATACTCGGCGTTACGATCTATATGCTCATCCCGTTTGTCATCACCCGCATCATCCGGTTCGGGGTGTTCTCAGAAGCCCGCACCCCTGATGCGATGGCCCTGACCTTCGACGATGGTCCGCATCCCAAGTACACGCCGCAGCTGCTGGACTTGCTGAAGAAACATGATGCCAAGGCCACCTTCTTCGTGCTGGGGTCCATGGCCGAGCGATATCCGGATCTGATCCAACGCATGCATGAAGAAGGTCACCAGGTCGGGATACACAATTACACCCATAAGACCAACTGGCTCCTGTTCCCCTGGTCGGTGCGCACGGATCATCTCTACCGGACGGCTGATATCGTGGAGAAGATCATCGGCGTTCGTCCTGATTACTACCGTCCGCCGTGGGGGATTATCAATTTCTTCGATTTCGGCCTGCGCAAGAAGTTCCATATCATCCTATGGTCGGTGATGGTCTCTGATTGGCGCAGCAAAGACATGCGAGATGCGCGAAGGATGCGGGATCTCCTGCTGAAGAAGTGCAAGGGAGGTTCCGTCGTCCTGCTGCATGACAGCGGTGAAACCTTGGGTGCGGTGCCGGAGGCACCAAAGTATATGTTAATCGCACTGGACGATGTACTCGCAAAGTTAAAATCACAAGGCATGAAATTCGTAAGGGTGGATGAACTCATGGAGATGGATCGTCAAGAACGCGCGGCTAAAGAGTCCCTCGGGAAACGAATCATGGTCAAGACCTTCCTGTGGTACGACAATCTCGTGCATAAGATCATCGGTACGAAGTATATTGATCCCGCCGATCCCTTCCTTAAGTTCCGTGTCAGACGTTACCAGGGCAAGCATCCCATTCATCTCGATGACGGGGAGACGATCAAGCGGGGAGATCCGATCATCGAACTGCATCTGAACAACGAGGAATTGCATCGCCTCGGTGTATCTGCCCGCTCCACGACGCAGTTATCGGTGCAGTTAATCCGCAGCATGCAGGGCCTGATGCCGAAGCTTAAGGAGATGCTGGAGAAGGACCCCGACCTTCAGCGCATCAGAGGGCTCTACGGCATATCGATCATTCATCGGGGCGCGAAGCGTTTCGGTTACTCCGTCATCGACCTGCCTTCTGGACTGTTTACTGCTTTGACGAGGATTTATCTTAAATTCTTGTTATTTGTTGTTCATCCGCAGGGCAGGGAACGTCTGACCACAAAGTCAGAACTGCTGGAACCGAAGATCATCGCCATCTCCCGTGCTGAAGTGCTGAGAAGATATTAG